A portion of the Vibrio coralliirubri genome contains these proteins:
- a CDS encoding acetyltransferase, with amino-acid sequence MHYDVFNGDADGIIALLQLRLSEPRESVLITGVKRDIKLVSQVVTQMMEPGKQGDVSSVTVLDVSMEKNLPALHSLLDANINVFYCDHHRTGNVPTSEYLDTLIDTAPESCTSLLINQKLNGAHVAWAVAAAFGDNLKTVAARLADENGFGESQTEFLEELGTLVNYNGYGSSLSDLHFTPAELYKTLYQYPNPFDLLDDKDSVFYRLRAAYQNDRQQLSNLAPVYESEAARVFELPGEAWARRISGVFGNEIVNQDPNRAQAVLTKNQDGESYTVSLRAPLSNRTGADEICSSFATGGGRKAAAGINQLNELDKVNFISLLDAYYSSGTEG; translated from the coding sequence ATGCACTACGACGTATTCAACGGAGACGCAGATGGCATAATCGCGTTGTTACAGCTGCGATTAAGTGAGCCAAGAGAGAGCGTGCTCATTACAGGTGTAAAGCGTGATATTAAGTTGGTCTCTCAAGTTGTTACTCAAATGATGGAGCCGGGCAAGCAAGGCGATGTGTCTTCCGTGACCGTTTTAGATGTATCGATGGAGAAAAACCTGCCTGCATTGCACTCACTGCTAGACGCCAACATCAATGTATTTTATTGCGATCACCACCGAACAGGGAATGTCCCAACTTCTGAGTATTTAGATACTCTGATTGATACCGCGCCAGAGAGCTGCACGAGCTTGCTGATTAACCAGAAGCTGAATGGTGCGCATGTGGCTTGGGCAGTCGCGGCTGCCTTTGGCGACAATCTAAAAACTGTGGCCGCGCGGCTAGCGGATGAAAATGGATTCGGTGAATCTCAAACCGAGTTTTTAGAAGAGCTAGGTACCTTGGTTAACTACAATGGTTACGGTTCGTCACTCAGTGATTTGCATTTCACGCCAGCTGAGCTCTACAAAACCCTTTATCAATACCCGAATCCGTTTGATCTTTTGGATGATAAAGACTCTGTGTTTTATCGACTACGAGCAGCTTATCAAAATGATCGCCAACAGTTATCAAACCTTGCTCCTGTTTATGAAAGTGAAGCCGCACGTGTGTTTGAACTGCCAGGTGAGGCTTGGGCAAGGCGCATCAGTGGCGTATTTGGTAATGAAATCGTTAATCAAGATCCAAACCGAGCGCAAGCAGTATTAACGAAAAACCAAGATGGCGAGTCTTACACGGTGAGCTTACGGGCACCATTATCAAACAGAACGGGTGCAGACGAAATTTGCTCAAGTTTTGCGACTGGCGGGGGACGAAAAGCAGCGGCTGGAATTAATCAACTTAATGAACTTGATAAAGTGAATTTTATTTCACTATTGGATGCATATTATTCATCTGGTACTGAAGGTTAA
- a CDS encoding methyl-accepting chemotaxis protein — protein sequence MISLLFTTSQFADTTAQMSEAKQITKELEVRLLNLRRNEKDFLLRSDMKYLDKFDVNYNKFLASESELDTVLSDLGLANSTHLREDIETYHTSFVNLVKASEVYGLARDKGLLGEFHVLLDNISATASAEQKIELYLFNDLIEKGEFDPSVLSITSNMSSSAALIEAARQVVEQKRVIGLKHNEGLLGETRSGSHVIETQFKEFSAVLDQQTQQEMDKLSLINNILCVTLLVSIILFSWLIVRSIIGKIESLLSVIRNIVNSNDVSIRSHLDGKDELSTLGQYFNQLLDQLEGLIAASQSKSLQLTQSTSNMHDELESVIKQFEVQANHTSTMTTSVQEMVLTIGEISESTSVAAEGVHQAKVNADKGREVVVETISNITQLSERLSSSQDSISSLNHHVDQIGDAVNIIQGIAEQTNLLALNAAIEAARAGEQGRGFAVVADEVRALASRTHQSTTEITSVVSAIQSQMQASMTEIGECNQQGQLTLKDSEELDASLQLILSDMESIQGNSERIASAIEEQGAVMAQVSDSITELNTISNDNNASAQHCLVEVDKVAEQANDMDQAVAQFKTS from the coding sequence ATGATTTCACTGCTGTTTACCACATCACAATTTGCAGACACCACCGCTCAAATGAGCGAAGCCAAACAAATTACCAAAGAACTTGAAGTGCGCTTGCTCAACCTTCGCCGTAACGAGAAAGATTTCTTGCTGCGTAGCGATATGAAATACCTCGACAAGTTCGACGTAAATTACAACAAATTCTTAGCGTCGGAATCTGAGCTAGATACAGTGCTCAGTGATTTAGGTTTAGCCAACAGTACACACCTACGTGAAGACATCGAAACCTACCACACCAGCTTTGTTAACCTAGTAAAAGCGAGCGAAGTCTATGGGCTAGCACGTGACAAAGGTTTGCTAGGCGAGTTTCATGTTTTGCTCGATAACATCAGCGCGACAGCCAGTGCTGAACAAAAAATCGAACTTTACCTGTTCAATGACTTAATTGAGAAGGGGGAGTTTGACCCGAGTGTTCTTTCTATAACTTCGAATATGAGTAGCTCAGCTGCTTTGATTGAGGCTGCTCGCCAAGTGGTTGAGCAGAAGCGCGTGATCGGTTTGAAGCATAACGAAGGCCTGCTAGGCGAAACGCGTTCTGGCTCGCACGTTATCGAGACTCAGTTTAAAGAATTCTCGGCGGTGCTAGACCAACAAACGCAGCAAGAGATGGACAAACTATCGCTGATCAACAACATCCTTTGCGTCACATTGCTTGTGTCGATCATTCTGTTCAGTTGGTTAATTGTCCGTTCCATCATTGGCAAAATTGAGTCACTGCTTTCGGTTATCCGTAATATCGTTAATTCAAACGACGTGTCTATTCGTTCTCACCTAGATGGTAAAGACGAGCTCAGTACGCTAGGCCAGTACTTCAACCAACTGTTGGATCAACTGGAAGGGCTTATCGCTGCCTCTCAATCTAAATCACTGCAACTGACACAAAGCACGTCGAACATGCATGACGAGCTAGAGTCAGTAATCAAACAGTTTGAAGTTCAAGCAAATCACACCTCAACCATGACAACGTCAGTGCAAGAGATGGTACTCACCATTGGCGAGATCTCTGAAAGTACATCGGTTGCGGCTGAAGGTGTACATCAAGCGAAAGTGAATGCGGATAAAGGCCGTGAAGTGGTGGTTGAAACCATCAGCAACATCACCCAGTTGTCTGAACGTCTTTCAAGTAGCCAAGATTCGATCAGCTCACTGAACCATCATGTTGATCAAATCGGCGATGCAGTAAACATCATCCAAGGCATTGCAGAACAAACTAACCTATTGGCATTGAACGCAGCAATTGAAGCAGCACGTGCGGGTGAACAAGGTCGTGGCTTTGCTGTGGTTGCCGATGAAGTACGCGCACTAGCAAGCAGAACGCATCAATCGACCACAGAAATAACCTCAGTGGTGAGTGCGATTCAAAGCCAGATGCAGGCATCGATGACAGAGATTGGCGAGTGTAATCAACAAGGCCAACTAACGCTGAAAGATTCGGAAGAACTGGATGCAAGCTTGCAACTTATCTTGAGCGATATGGAAAGCATCCAAGGTAATTCAGAACGTATTGCCTCAGCGATTGAAGAGCAGGGTGCAGTAATGGCGCAAGTGAGCGACTCAATCACTGAGCTCAACACAATCTCGAATGATAATAACGCTTCGGCGCAGCATTGCTTAGTCGAAGTGGACAAGGTAGCAGAGCAAGCGAACGATATGGACCAAGCGGTCGCGCAGTTCAAGACTTCGTAA
- a CDS encoding PAS factor family protein encodes MNTTTTLVYDTLKSLAAHAPEQHAEIRQRLYEQLSLPFNKQLSLYANVLGPISSGKLAGCDNIDKAVELALDVLEGRNK; translated from the coding sequence ATGAACACTACCACCACTCTTGTTTATGACACTTTGAAAAGCCTTGCTGCTCACGCTCCTGAGCAACATGCCGAGATTCGCCAGCGTTTATATGAGCAGTTGAGCCTGCCATTTAACAAGCAGCTCTCGTTATACGCTAATGTGCTTGGTCCTATCAGCTCAGGTAAGTTAGCGGGATGCGACAATATTGATAAAGCGGTTGAACTGGCACTGGATGTGCTGGAAGGCCGAAATAAGTAA